Proteins encoded together in one Pseudomonas arsenicoxydans window:
- a CDS encoding GNAT family N-acetyltransferase, with amino-acid sequence MLRRTTAKDAQRLERFFRQFEEVSFCEWQDAKCLRGVLVQKTTTAFIALDVSGEIVGAVLGGMLGSRGTINHLAVSPEYRSQGVGQRLVESASADMKRVGVLRMFLFVDDANLAGQRFWSAQGFCEPRGERTFERDL; translated from the coding sequence ATGCTGCGGCGCACCACGGCAAAGGATGCACAGCGCCTTGAACGCTTCTTTCGGCAATTCGAAGAAGTCTCTTTCTGTGAATGGCAGGACGCCAAATGCCTGCGCGGTGTGCTGGTGCAAAAGACCACCACCGCGTTTATCGCATTGGATGTCAGTGGCGAAATCGTCGGCGCGGTGCTGGGCGGAATGCTCGGCAGTCGCGGCACGATCAACCACTTGGCAGTGAGCCCCGAGTATCGCAGCCAGGGCGTCGGTCAACGACTGGTCGAATCCGCCTCGGCCGACATGAAACGCGTGGGCGTGCTGCGCATGTTCCTGTTTGTTGACGATGCTAACCTTGCCGGCCAACGCTTTTGGAGTGCCCAGGGTTTTTGCGAACCGCGCGGCGAAAGAACATTTGAGAGGGACCTATGA
- a CDS encoding 2OG-Fe dioxygenase family protein, whose product MIVLNKEVGEFLRRDKYANVRGADFNLFGHFNDFVRLTRSWENMEPDSYYGQSEAGMRYRRYSDFEYNPVTRDLKQLEHRAYIQSKANNSYVGGMVRHFQDFSEEIINSPVMRSLIDTDFEVYKNVLPPELHDEIWQCQIHQIRIEIKPGKQVEITPEGIHCDGYPFSGVHFWGRNNVDGAESRLYDTDNQEHLASTTYQEILDTTYFLDRDMRHYVTPARNTHSHDMAYRQILAISFSRPGTAFDIVR is encoded by the coding sequence ATGATCGTTTTGAACAAAGAAGTGGGCGAATTTCTACGGCGTGACAAATATGCCAATGTCCGGGGTGCTGACTTCAATCTTTTCGGTCATTTCAATGATTTCGTCAGACTGACCAGAAGTTGGGAAAACATGGAGCCGGACAGCTACTACGGTCAGTCCGAGGCGGGCATGCGCTATCGTCGCTACAGCGATTTTGAATACAACCCGGTCACCCGCGACCTGAAGCAACTTGAGCACCGCGCCTATATCCAGTCCAAAGCCAACAACAGCTATGTCGGTGGAATGGTTCGGCACTTCCAGGACTTCTCCGAAGAAATTATCAATTCGCCGGTGATGCGCAGCCTGATCGATACGGATTTCGAGGTGTACAAAAACGTCTTGCCGCCGGAGTTGCACGACGAAATCTGGCAATGCCAGATTCATCAGATCCGCATCGAGATCAAGCCAGGCAAACAAGTGGAAATCACCCCGGAAGGGATTCACTGCGACGGTTATCCGTTCAGCGGCGTGCACTTCTGGGGACGCAATAACGTTGACGGCGCAGAGAGCCGTTTGTACGACACCGATAATCAAGAGCACCTGGCCTCGACGACTTATCAGGAAATACTCGACACCACCTACTTTCTCGATCGCGACATGCGTCACTACGTGACCCCTGCCCGCAATACCCATTCTCACGACATGGCGTACCGGCAGATTCTGGCGATCTCTTTCTCGCGGCCCGGGACCGCTTTCGACATTGTTCGCTGA
- the aguB gene encoding N-carbamoylputrescine amidase, protein MSRIVTVAATQMACSWDLEANIETAERLVREAAAKGAQIILIQELFEAPYFCQKPNPDYLQLATTVEDNVAIKHFQKVAKELQVVLPISFYELAGRARFNSIAIIDADGSNLGIYRKSHIPDGPGYHEKYYFNPGDTGFKVWNTRYAKIGVGICWDQWFPECARSMALLGAEILFYPTAIGSEPHDKTISSRDHWQRVQQGHAGANLMPLVASNRIGNEEQDGYDITFYGSSFIANQFGEKVQELDKTEEGVLVQSFDLDELEHIRSAWGSFRDRRPNLYGTLKTLDGSLES, encoded by the coding sequence ATGAGTCGTATCGTTACCGTTGCCGCCACTCAGATGGCCTGTTCCTGGGACCTTGAAGCCAACATCGAGACCGCTGAAAGACTGGTCCGAGAGGCTGCAGCCAAAGGCGCGCAGATCATCCTGATCCAGGAGCTGTTCGAGGCCCCGTACTTCTGCCAGAAGCCGAACCCGGATTACCTGCAGTTGGCCACGACGGTGGAAGACAATGTCGCCATCAAGCATTTCCAGAAAGTCGCCAAAGAACTGCAAGTCGTGCTGCCGATCAGCTTTTACGAGCTGGCCGGTCGCGCCCGTTTCAACAGCATCGCGATCATCGATGCCGACGGCAGCAACCTCGGGATTTATCGTAAAAGCCATATCCCGGACGGCCCTGGCTATCACGAGAAGTATTATTTCAACCCGGGCGATACCGGCTTCAAAGTCTGGAACACCCGTTACGCGAAAATCGGCGTGGGCATCTGCTGGGATCAGTGGTTCCCGGAGTGCGCCCGCAGCATGGCGTTGCTCGGCGCAGAAATCCTGTTCTATCCGACGGCCATCGGCAGTGAGCCACACGACAAAACCATTTCGTCCCGTGACCACTGGCAGCGCGTACAGCAAGGCCATGCCGGCGCCAACTTGATGCCGCTGGTCGCCAGCAACCGCATCGGCAACGAAGAGCAGGACGGCTACGACATCACGTTCTACGGCTCGTCGTTCATCGCCAACCAGTTCGGCGAGAAGGTTCAGGAGCTCGACAAGACCGAGGAAGGCGTGCTCGTTCAGAGCTTCGACCTCGACGAACTGGAGCACATTCGCAGCGCGTGGGGTTCGTTCCGCGATCGTCGCCCGAACCTGTATGGCACACTAAAGACCCTCGACGGTTCCCTGGAGTCCTGA
- a CDS encoding OprD family porin, with product MLNKRISLIALGMLSATQALADDQSQSKGFVEDSSLKVLLRNAYINRDYKDGRADKAEWGQAAIGTYSSGFTQGTVGVGVDAFGLYALRLDGGKGRTGAQGIDFFKKGDSGNAADDLSKGGAAVKFRLSSTTLTYGDQMPVLPVLNYDNSRLLPESYTGTLITSREIKGLELNAGRFTAESRKSAEGRDSGGLKSINVLGGSYQFTEQFKAALYASDVEDVLKKQYVNANYVFPIDKDQSLTLDFNGYRTKLDDSYVRESGATGDDNKIWSLAATFVTGPHSFTLAHQRSTGDSNLGYPYGGYQKDQGRVGDGGNTILLANSYWSDFNAEDERSWQLGYGLDFGTFGVPGLSYNVAYVRGDNITTSTSDGGTEREIFNQFKYVVQSGPAKDLSVKLRSSILRVSQKSSEYNVSGNEVRVFVDYPINVF from the coding sequence ATGTTGAACAAGCGAATCAGCCTGATCGCTCTGGGGATGTTGAGCGCGACACAGGCCTTGGCGGACGATCAGTCCCAATCCAAGGGTTTCGTTGAAGACAGCAGCCTCAAAGTGCTGCTGCGCAACGCCTACATCAATCGTGACTACAAGGACGGTCGAGCCGACAAAGCCGAGTGGGGCCAAGCGGCCATCGGCACGTACTCGTCCGGCTTCACCCAAGGCACCGTCGGTGTGGGTGTGGACGCCTTCGGTCTGTACGCACTGCGCCTGGATGGCGGCAAAGGTCGCACCGGCGCTCAAGGCATCGATTTCTTTAAAAAGGGCGACAGCGGTAATGCGGCTGACGACCTGTCCAAGGGTGGCGCTGCGGTCAAATTCCGTCTCTCCAGCACCACGCTGACCTACGGCGACCAGATGCCGGTCCTGCCGGTTCTGAACTACGACAACTCGCGTCTGCTGCCGGAAAGCTACACCGGCACATTGATCACCTCCCGGGAGATCAAAGGCCTGGAACTGAACGCCGGTCGCTTCACCGCAGAATCGCGCAAAAGCGCTGAAGGCCGTGACAGCGGCGGCCTGAAATCGATCAACGTATTGGGCGGCAGCTACCAGTTCACCGAACAGTTCAAGGCTGCGCTGTACGCCTCCGATGTCGAAGACGTGCTGAAGAAGCAATACGTGAACGCCAACTACGTGTTCCCGATCGACAAGGATCAATCCCTGACCCTGGACTTCAACGGCTACCGCACCAAGCTGGACGATTCCTACGTCCGCGAGAGCGGCGCGACCGGTGATGACAACAAGATCTGGAGCCTGGCAGCGACCTTCGTCACCGGCCCGCACTCGTTCACGCTCGCTCACCAGCGCAGCACCGGCGACAGCAATCTGGGCTACCCGTATGGCGGTTACCAGAAAGACCAAGGCCGCGTCGGCGACGGCGGCAATACGATCTTGCTGGCCAACTCCTACTGGTCCGACTTCAACGCCGAAGACGAACGCAGCTGGCAACTGGGCTACGGCCTGGACTTCGGCACTTTCGGTGTTCCAGGCTTGAGCTATAACGTCGCCTACGTGCGCGGTGACAACATCACCACCTCCACTAGCGACGGTGGCACCGAGCGCGAAATCTTCAACCAGTTCAAGTACGTCGTGCAGAGCGGTCCGGCCAAAGACCTGAGCGTGAAACTGCGCAGCTCGATCCTGCGTGTGTCGCAGAAATCCAGCGAGTACAACGTCAGCGGTAACGAAGTGCGTGTGTTCGTGGATTACCCGATCAACGTCTTCTGA